Part of the Hevea brasiliensis isolate MT/VB/25A 57/8 unplaced genomic scaffold, ASM3005281v1 Scaf537, whole genome shotgun sequence genome is shown below.
ttaatatttaatttatatatatatatatatatattaaatattgaaattaagttttttaattatatatatatatataattttttagtattaaattttgaattaaaataaaatttaatactataaatttgtaaatattttaaaataaataaaaaataaattagtaaaaataatattcagcgtttatttttttattaattttattaaaataaattaaataatttttaataaattactaGTACATATAGgattaaaattatagaattactatattaagaataataataatatatttttctagtataaatagaattattattaaaataatattaaattttaatttttttaattattataatattagaaGTGAAAATTATTAGGTATTTAGTGACATAAATCGCTAAAATGACAATATAGTATAGGTAAGAATTGTTATTATGAAGAATATGACGATATAGTTTGCATCACTAAAATTTTTAGCGGCAATATTATAAAAAGCCTCGTATTGCTAAATTATTATCGACATATCTGTTTTGTCTCTAAATGATATTAACGATGAAGTTATATAAATTGGCAACAGGTTATTGTCTCTAATATACATTATTGACGATGAATTATTTATCCATCTCCATAAATACATTTTTGCTACTTTTATAAATACTAAAAATAATAAAGAGTGTTTTAAAAATCTCAGTGTCCCCCACACACATATGTTATttgcattttttatttttcacttactaagtttttatttaaattaattacttctaataaaattttatatttaattaaagttataatataagtagaattaaaatttttaaattaatttaaataataaaaatataattataattaattggaAAAATGAATGACATTTTTTATAAGCCAATATTTCTCTTcccatataaatataattaaaatttagtaactttttaatttaaatatcaaaataaagggACGAATTGGAGAATAATGGCAAACCTTATTGCTCTCTCCCAGTCCCTCTTTGGTTGATAGAGAGAGAAGTTTCTCTCTGGGTTAGGTTTAGTATCTGAGGCAGAAGGTATCTTTCTCTTTTAGTATTTGCGGTCGTCTCCTACCCATCTTGGGTTTTCCTTCTCCTCCTCCGTGGGGTCAGATATATATGGTTTGGGTTTTGTTGTTGCTTGTAGGTGGTGTTGCTTATGGTAAAGGAAATGTTGCACTGCAAAGCTCTCTTTGGTGTTCAAGGGTGTTTCTCTTTTCTTCGTGACTTGAGCATCCAAAGATCTTAGAGTCCTTTCCCACCTTATAATGGTCGAATCTAAACGGTCTGTATATGCATCGTCTCCTTTCTTTGCATGTCCTTGGCAGCCCTATGGCTTTGTTTGCATCTCTTTGGTTGGTTGGATCCTAGATCGACCCTATAGTTTCAGCTCTAAGGATGGTTATTCTTGGTGTTTGTGTGTTGGTCTTAACCTTGCATGACCCTTTTGATTCTCATTGTTGATGATACATTCTCTAGTTGATTGGCTTCTTAACTATAGTGGCAATGGTGCTCTCTTGCTTAGGGATAGCAATGGGTCGGGTTTGTATAGGTATATGATTCGATTGAACCTTGATAGGACATGTTTGAATAGTATATAATTGAGTTTGGAATAGGTTGGGATTTGAAATTTAATACTCGGGTTCAAGTTTTACATGTTGAGTATTAATTACCCGaacccgtttatataaatatttaattaaatataaaatatatgttttttataataatatttataaatttaaaatattttatggaattattaaatttttaaaatataaattattaataaaaattaattttttatatagattattaatttaaatataaaatatatgttttttataataatatttataaatttttatatattttattttatataaaataaaattaaaatattttatagaattattaaatttttaaaatataaattattaataaaaattattttttatatagattattaacttaaatatataaaattaaacggatTTTGATATTTACTAAGTAATAATAATTaggtttgaaataaatttaaattttgagaatattaatcaAGTTTAAATTTAGTATGGTGATTTTCACAAATACCCCATCAGTTACCATCCTTATTCTTGCTATTGTCTCTATAATTGTGCCTAGTTAGGGTTGCTTTTGGGTGGGCCATTCTAGGATGGGCAGTTAATTTCTTTGCATTGAACCCTGGATTGGGAAAGTTGGGCGTTGGCTCATGACATAAGTAATAAATAAtatcaaaataatatattttgacATTAAGATAACCTATaaagtaataaataatatatatataatatcaaaTATAATAGCATTATAAATTAGTGTGAATGTGatgttaaaaattttaagtaaaattttttaatagcATATAAGGCATGctcttaaaatttatatttattacagcgtatatatgaaattttatgataattttcAATATGATCTCAAAGCTAAGTTTAGTAATTTTTGCtaggatttgtgattttgggataaacatattgaaaaaatatatatgaagaaaattaacaagagaaatggcatttaattaatatttaaggtGATGGGCTCCTTTATGCTATGATTTTTGTTAATTTTGGCATAAGAAGAGAGAGTTAGACTGAAAGCGATTGACAAAACTCAATTTTGACCTATCACAAGTTAACGCTTTGTTTGGGTGGCTGAAAAAAGATTTAATAAAAAATGTGTGTAACTAATTGGAAAATGCCAAACGAAAAGTACGATCAAATTAATTTGCAATAGTAAGTAGCCATTGTTATTGAGTATGTTACAATAGTACAGATTTTTCATCAACAGGGGGCCCTAAGAACCAGAGCAACCTTGCTGCAAACTGAAAAAACTGCAATAACTAAACAAACACAACCAGATAAACATACAGATTTTATTAACTATTATGGATACTCACCATATTCAATCATTATACGTAATCAAACTACAACACGCCCAAAATAAAAAGAAACATGAACCCAAACTAACAGAATGCATGGTAGCTAATGAGGCTCCTGCAATtgttccacattaacccatataTCCTTACCAAATAAGCGAAACATTCTCCTCTGGGCAATAACTCTGTAATACCTCACGAAGCGGCCAGAAACTGAGTATATCTCCATGCTGAGACTAACTCTATCGTGCTCTCGGAGATTTTTTTGCATCACGTACTGACGCCATAGGGCTTGGTAGATAACCGGTTTTGGGTGTGGACCAACTCGACGTTTGGATAAGCGAAAATGAAATGGCTGATTGTGAACGTCTAGTGCTTCAAAAACTATGGAATGAACGCCTTGAGGAAAATGAAAAGCCCGAAGAGAACGATTAGGAAAGTTCAATGGACCATTGAGGTCCCTTAAACTGAGTGAGCGGGTGAAGAGAAGGTACGATGGATCCATTTGCAAAGAGCAAGAgatgggagagggagagagagagctcTTTTTAACCTTTGCACAATGATCTTTAGTGGGACCCATTTTTTTTGACTTCCAAATGCCAGGTTTTTAGGTGGTGAAAGGTTTGGTGATGCTGAAAATGCCAACGTACGATCGCAGGTGATTTGCAAGAGTAAGAGATAGCCCATTTCATTTTTTTTGACTTCCCAAAAAAGGTTTTTTAGTGCTGAAATTTAGATGTGGGACCCATTTTTTTTGACTTCCACTAAACACTATCCTTATAAACACTCCCTTTctttaatctctctctctctctccacaaaTTTAgtactaatttaaaaaataaaaaataattaaataaaacagccACGTGCTCTTGCAAACAcatcccctctctctctctctctctctctctcctacatttctattttattataattGAAGATATTAGACAGACAAAATGCAACAGAACAAGAAGCAGCCAAAGGGGCCCTACTAATATAAATTAGATTTGTGGGTtgtgatttttcttttataagtCTTCCCAGAGATGAGATGAATAAACATGTACCTAAGAGGCAGCTTTCTTTCAATGCTAAATGCCAATAAAAAATTCCAAAACTAGAAAACAGCATTTTACACAGAATGAGGAACATACACAAGAATATATaaactttatgcagaatttaacaGCATATGATAACAGAAAACAGAAAGTGCATAACTGAAACAAAGACGCTTATTGATGTTTTCATACCATTTATCTATATTATTTAATTCAGGTAACATTACTCAATGTGGCATCAGACTTCCCAATCCCAAATCTAACATTACAAATGCTGGAACCCTTGACAATAAAATAACACAAAATGCATTGTtctcattatttcttcatttctgtaaaattttccgTTGTTCACTGTCTTTCTACGCAAAATAATTAACTTGCTTACCTCAGTATAATGTAGTATTTGAAGAGGGGATATGACGGGAAATTACTCACATCCATTTCCTCTCATATTTCACCATGGAATACCGAGTCTACATGATTGCACTGGTATGCCAACAGTGTGAGCCACGGTAATCAAAGGCTAAATGTGCACTCGCCTAAGGAGCAAGGCGCAAAAAAAGTGCACACCCAAGTAAAGTGTATCTCAAATTTACAAAACTTTCAATTATTTCAATATCACtggaagtttaatatatatatatatatatatatatatatatataatagataCAAATGCATGTTTTATATCTATAAAATAAACTAAGAAGCTTTAACACATGATAAAAAGATAATAACCAAAGATAGTCACTGAAGTGTACTCACTGTGATATGTTTTGGGAACAACTTTCATTGTCACCTGTTAAAATCAATTGCCTAAGGTCATACACATGTTTCCTTTGTACCTGATACAAGGAAATCAAATATTTTGATCAACTCCAACAATAGGAGCTGTGTTGTGTTTTATTTCAATATGCAATATTTTCACTTTAAATAACATGATTTTTCTTAGTTTGCAATTATCACGTTCagattaaatcaaatatttgTGCTTCACAGGATAAGAAATTCAAAATGGTTCGCATTTTTGCATTGATACAAATAGTTAAAAAGAATGTGTTGCATCCAATATCATATAAAACAGTTTTGCCAGGAAGAAAGCGGGAAAATAATGTACTAAACTTAAAAAAAAGGAAGTTGAAATATGAGCTATTAGGAAGGCAAACAATTAAAAACAATTGCAATCAATATCAATCAATCAAGTGATTGTGTCAGCAACAGACGCAGAAAATCGAAGGAAAACATTAGTTATCTCACATGCATACCTCTAATACTTCATCAAACTCAACCAGGCTTTTTCTTATGCCAAAGAAGTACTTCTCCGCATTTATTTGCAGTGCTAAAAGCTAAAAGTTATGACAGTTCAAGTTAATGATAAACTGTTCAAGTAGTAATTAGATACAATGACAAAACAAATAATCGAAAAATAAAAATCGATGGATGGCTATGCACATGAGCCAGAAACCAGTGAATCACCTGTTTTACAATCGCATCACCTTCAATTGGTATATCTTCATCATTAGTAATCCTTGAGATAAGTTTCACTGCCCACTCAGTATCAAAATTGAACTTTTCAAACATTTCATCCTGTGAACTGTTTCATATTACGGGCATCATCTATAAAGCCCTTTAACCTCCAAAACTATACTATGACAAAGATAGATGTTACTAAACTTGAACGTGAACAACTGAATATGCCATGTAATCTTGTTTGGAAAACATTCTAACATATTTTCCTTGAACGAGAGTAAATAATTAACCAAAGAGGATAAGAGAATTGATTATTACATGTGCCATGGCTTCTTTTGACAAAGCCTTTCAGCCAAACAACCAATGATTAGGAGACAATTTTTCACTTGGTGATATCTTTATCTAAACCGATACCAGTAGACACAGCTTTGAAAACCATAATCTACTTGTCTTCCCAATACATGAGCACCAAACAAAAGGCTTGTGATTTTACATGTCTAGTTCTTGTAATTCACAATTCTTAGATTCTGGTTTTTGGCTTTGTTACATTATTCATCAAAATGGTTTGAATTCTGAAATTTTACATTCTTccgtgtcaacttagttaaaggtgctgcaatacgagagaagtcttgaacaaaccgtttataataccctgctaaactcaagaaactacgaatctctgacacagttgtgggtctaggaAGCActacctcaactttcttcttatcaacacacaccctatccttagatactgtatggcctagaaAAGCCATACTATCTAACCataactcacattttgagaacttggcaaatagcttgtgttcccgtaaggtctgaaggacaaaaGCGCGCTAACCAGTGTTCCAAGACCACCCAATTTAAGTCTAGGATCTctcccgtgctttgccgatgtgggatttgcctaagggacctttctgccCCCCTTTTTTACTTTCACTTCAATAAGGTATgggatggaaaaaaaaaaaatgcaagatgGGCCTTTAATTACACAGGAATTGTAGTAAATTAGTTTCATCCAATTGAAAGAACCATGATGGGAGAGAACACCATGAGAGATGTGGGCCAATAAAGTAAGGCAAAAGCACTAAAAAATGAAGATTCAGTAGTAGAGGTCGGATACAGGTTTATATACTCCATAATCCCTTTCATTTTGCAAAGATTTTCATTCTAAACTTATAATGTGATTTCATTTTAATTTGGAGATCGCTTGGTTATCATGTCAAGGAAACAGTTCATGCAATAAAACCTGAATCAGTTGGATGACTCCCTGTGCTACACTTAATTACCAAAGCACTTATAGATCATGTTACAAAGGCATTATTCCAGTATTAGattagtcaattaaaaataatttgcCAGCAATAGTGCAAGACATTAGAAAATAATAAGAATAAAAGATCATATAACAGTACAGAATATACTACCTCACCATAAATCGTGTAGATCCAGGATCCCCCTGCCTTCCTGCTCTTCCACGGAGCTATTTTTTAGGGAAAAAGAGAGTTCCTTATACTTATAACCATGCTTTGAAATGGTaggaataaaatagaaagaaacatATATATTATCCATAACAAAGAAGTTGTTGCTAGATTACTGAGATCAATTTTATTGACAAAATAATATTAGTAAGACCACCAAATGCAACCAAAATAGATTAATGTTTTAGTTTTTGCTAACAAAGATGAAATTGTTGATTCATGACCAAGGGGCagcatattttaaaaaatatatacagCATTAAGACATATAGCAAAGTCAACATTGCTATCATGGAACTACATTTCATGCATTATTGGCCTCATTTCGAGCAATATTCTCCCGTGCTTAAAGGTGCCTCCAATATGCTAATAGGATTATGCCTTAAATTTGTATAGCAGTGCTTGATTTTACTGAAACTGTCATACTTGAAGACTCACCTGGTTATCTATTCTCCGAGACTCATGTAAAGATGTGCCAATGACGTGGAGCCCCCCAAGCCTTTTGACTTCAGACCCTTCATGCAAACAATGCACTTCACAATCCTTCAAAACTGATAGATAAGTGAGTGCAATAGTTGGGCCAAGAGGGTACATTTCAGACTCCTCATTAGCAAGTTTCTCCAGCTCTTTAAGATTCATTGACTGGCTCATTTCCACAGACTCTGAAATCATTGATTTTGCATCCTGAAAAGTCCAGCTTTTACCCTTACTTTTACCAACATATTTAGCTGGGAAGTTCACATTCAAAAGATAAAGCCACAAGACTCAGCATACATCTCAAAAGAACATGTACCATCTAAAACAAAGAGTTTTAAAAGCTTTCAAGCAGAGTCACAAACCCATTAGTGCAGTCTTTGCTAGCAGAGCTAATGATGTTGACCCAACCTTTATCTTTGACATTACCTACATAAAAAGAGAttgattaaattttgaaaatattgattCACTGCCCTATAGTAATCACAACCAATCACCTTTTGAAAGTTTTTTTGGCCATCGACTTCAACATCAGGAGCTTCTCGCGTTAAAAAAGAAAGCAAGCTGTCATCTACAATTTCTTTGGCGAGCATCTATCAGTTCAGATATGATAAATGAAGTTACTTCCTCCACCATATCAAAGGAATACCCAATCAAAAACACACAATGTTAAGACATAATGACACAGTAAGGAACAAAGTTTACCATCCTATAAGAAAGGGGCCAggaaatattttaactaaatagCATTGGGCAAAAACTGAGGATCTATCAAGCACACATACTTTTGGGTTTCCTCCCAGAATTATATCGGTGCCTCGCCACCATATTCGTAGAAATAGTAATGGCATATTTTCGCCGCTGGGCAATAATTTCACTTCCTTGCAAAGATACCGACAGAAAAAATCGCTAAATACCGAAAACAATTTATGTGAATAGCTAACTAGAAAAATGCACACTAACTGTAACATTGTTGGtaaattttgtcaaccttgggtCGTGCATTCAGGACACTGTGAGGGATTTCCCAATGCTTAAGCAGAACTGATAGATATTCAGAATTCTCAACACTGCAACAAGATGAGAAGGATGTCATATATCTGCTTGTTTAACACTAACAAGAAGACGAAATTTAGTAACGTATAGTCGTTCTGCATTGttttaaaaatgatatcgatccatagggaattgtgcttaaattggaaataaaaggataagctaattagaatggcaaaatttaaagatataaaatgaaatttaaaatttaagattgatatttgaggaatttgagctaaatcaaacaattaactaaattaattgaagtagattatcaaaatttaatttgaaatttctatttatgaaattgggagaaattaaatctaaattcaataaaaattaaagtgattctagagattggattttcaatattgtttgcatgtggtttatccctaatttagccaaacacatgagaattgcaattttgagggaaatcaattcttaaatttttgaaacctttttcaagcatttcaaagttggtgttcattaaatcaaaccctactttcacggtatttcaaatctaacaaaaacccaattaaaactctaattgattttggaatgtccccttaatcctcttagcttatctctaacaccaagaaaactaagtttattgcaagattatctatcccaaatattaacttttcagtccatctattaaggattaaagcttaacttaatgagggctcatttatcaagcaaggcaacaagctcacaagcaataaatcaaaatgtaacaaatcacATTTAAATGATTAAATCAGtttaaaaccacaatacaaaacaatatttacaaacccatctctagaatctcaaataactactcacaaatcataatttcaagacaaacccaagtgtagaaatgaagaaatattgaaaatctaagttaaggaatagaaaaaccaGAAGAATGGTGAAGTATTAGCTGCCGGAGAGTTGCAGAACGTCctttgctgctgctgctgctgctgctaccTTCACGTGgtcctctctttctctccttctctcttgccaaaaatGTCTCCCCTCCTccttaaactcaactcaactaagcctttatcccaaaaatttggggtcggctatatggattcgctttctccactctgaacgattttgggttaaatcctcagaaatgtgtaatgcttctaggtcatgttgtactactctcctccaagtcaatttaggtctacccctttttttctttctatcctctaacctaatgtgctctacttgtctaactggaccctccgtatgtctacgcttcacatgaccaaaccacctcaatctcccttctctcaacttatcttcaattggcaccactcctgccttttctctaatactctcattacggactttatctaatctagtatggccactcatccaccttaacattctcatctcgcaactcttatcttagatgcatacgactctttcaaaggcccaacactcactatcatataacatagccggtcgtatggtcagacggtaaaattttcctttcaatttattgggaatcttacgatcacataaaactcccgtggcacgcctccacttcaaccatccggctttaatcctatgactaacatcctcctcacatccccatctacttgaaggatcgagcctgatatttaaagtgattactttgggacaagattcacccattcaaactaactccttccctatcaccgcttggccttcactaaacttgcaatgcatgtattctgtcttcgctctacttaacttaaaaccctttgactctagagtacttctccaaagttctagctttctattgactccttctcgtgtctcatctatcgtaacaatatcatccgcaaacatcatgcaccaaggaatactctcttgtatatgttttatcactcatctaaaactaatgtaaaaaggtaagggcttatggtgatccttggtgtaatccaattgagatcgaaaaatctcttgtgtcccctcccaccgtATGcatacaatagtagttgctccttcatacatatctttcaatacttctatgtacctaatagataccctctttgttctaacacattccataagacctctcttggaacactatcataagccttctccaaatcaataaaaccatgtgtagatttttctt
Proteins encoded:
- the LOC131177525 gene encoding protein translocase subunit SECA2, chloroplastic-like, with the protein product MMLAKEIVDDSLLSFLTREAPDVEVDGQKNFQKVMSKIKVGSTSLALLAKTALMAKYVGKSKGKSWTFQDAKSMISESVEMSQSMNLKELEKLANEESEMYPLGPTIALTYLSVLKDCEVHCLHEGSEVKRLGGLHVIGTSLHESRRIDNQLRGRAGRQGDPGSTRFMVSF